A region from the Brassica napus cultivar Da-Ae chromosome C8, Da-Ae, whole genome shotgun sequence genome encodes:
- the LOC106414685 gene encoding transcription factor ORG2-like: MHALDTPLFPNCQWASMVEYESYNVVGDKYHSNGTFLDFPVPKTYEVVHHQPSLGVSVPSERNGTDNDSVMIKKLNHNANERNRRKKISYLFSSLSSCLPGSNETKKLSIPRTVSRSVQYIPELQEQVKKLKHKKEDLLVRVLGQRERHVKPQPKVVASDVSTVFATMLRDNEVMVQISSSKIHNFSIYHVMSGLEEDEFVLVDVSSSSSRGERLFYTLHLQVDKIDHYKLICEELSQRVLYLYEKCGNSFK, encoded by the exons atgCATGCATTGGACACTCCATTGTTCCCAAACTGTCAGTGGGCGTCGATGGTAGAATACGAGAGCTACAACGTCGTCGGAGATAAGTACCATAGCAACGGCACGTTTCTTGATTTTCCAGTACCGAAGACGTATGAAGTGGTTCATCATCAGCCCAGCTTAGGGGTTTCTGTTCCGTCTGAGAGAAATGGAACAGACAACGATTCGGTCATGATCAAAAAGCTTAATCACAATGCTAATGAGCGTAACCGTCGCAAGAAAATCAGCTATTTGTTCTCATCTCTTAGTTCATGTCTTCCTGGCTCTAATGAGACG AAGAAGCTAAGTATTCCTCGGACGGTTTCACGGAGCGTGCAGTACATACCGGAGCTGCAAGAGCAAGTGAAGAAACTAAAACATAAGAAGGAAGACCTCTTGGTGCGAGTATTGGGTCAAAGAGAACGTCACGTTAAGCCGCAACCAAAGGTGGTTGCTAGTGATGTCTCCACCGTTTTTGCAACTATGCTTAGAGACAACGAAGTAATGGTCCAAATCTCGTCGTCCAAGATTCATAATTTTTCAATATATCATGTGATGAGTGGATTAGAAGAAGATGAGTTTGTTCTCGTCGATGTTTCATCTTCGAGTTCTCGGGGAGAACGACTCTTCTACACTTTGCATCTTCAAGTGGACAAGATTGATCATTACAAGCTAATTTGCGAAGAGTTAAGTCAAAGGGTTTTGTACCTGTATGAGAAATGTGGAAACTCGTTTAAGTGA
- the LOC106364935 gene encoding transcription factor ORG2 — translation MHALGSLLFPNSGWAATVECESYKLVGDNHKNDTFLDFPVPKTYGVVHHQTSLGVPVLSEGNGLNNNSVVIKKLNHNANERNRRQKANALFSSLRSCLPSSYQSKKLSNPETVSRSVLYIPELQEEVKKLIQKKEDLLVRVSDQREHYVKPEPKVAASYFSTVFATNLVDNKVTVQISSSKIHNFSIYNVLNGLEEDGFVIVNVSSSSSQGEWLFYTLHLQVDKIDSYKLICEDLSQRVLYLYEKCGNSFK, via the exons ATGCATGCATTGGGCTCTCTATTGTTCCCAAACTCTGGGTGGGCAGCAACGGTAGAGTGCGAGAGCTACAAACTCGTTGGAGATAACCATAAGAACGACACATTTCTTGATTTTCCGGTACCGAAGACGTATGGAGTGGTCCATCATCAGACCAGCTTAGGGGTTCCTGTTTTGTCGGAGGGAAATGGATTAAACAACAATTCGGTCGTGATCAAGAAGCTTAATCACAATGCCAATGAGCGTAACCGTCGCCAGAAAGCCAACGCTTTGTTCTCATCTCTTCGTTCATGTCTTCCAAGTTCATATCAGTCG AAGAAGCTAAGTAATCCTGAGACCGTTTCACGGAGTGTGCTGTACATACCTGAGCTGCAAGAGGAAGTGAAGAAGCTAATACAAAAGAAGGAAGACCTCTTGGTGCGAGTATCGGACCAAAGAGAACATTACGTTAAGCCGGAACCAAAGGTGGCTGCTAGTTATTTCTCCACCGTTTTTGCAACTAACCTTGTAGACAACAAAGTGACGGTCCAAATCTCATCGTCCAAGATTCATAATTTTTCGATATATAATGTGTTGAATGGACTAGAAGAAGATGGGTTTGTTATCGTGAATGTTTCATCTTCGAGTTCTCAAGGAGAATGGCTCTTTTACACTTTACATCTTCAAGTAGACAAGATTGATAGTTACAAGCTAATTTGCGAAGATTTAAGTCAAAGGGTTCTGTACTTGTATGAGAAATGTGGAAACTCGTTTAAATGA